The Methanobrevibacter oralis genome contains a region encoding:
- the cfbB gene encoding Ni-sirohydrochlorin a,c-diamide synthase, giving the protein MRIILAGTGSSVGKTTIATGIMKALSDKFNVQPFKVGPDYIDPSYHTLATGNVSRNLDSFFMIPGQVRDSYLKAMKSKDIAIIEGVRGLYEGIDSVNDVGSTASIAKSLEAPVILIIDSRSLVKSAAALVLGFKQLDPKINIAGVILNKLKNKNHYLKTKKSIEDITNTEVIGGIIRDKSLSIEQRHLGLVPAVERENSLKFIDLWSNIIKKSIDLDRLVEIAKSSPKIKSNIVPIWNKLNRQKVKIGVAFDEVFNFYYKENIESLEANNVKIEYFSPLKDENLPDVDGLYIGGGYPELFSKQLHENKNIRHQIKEFHLENRPIFAECGGLMYLMNSIHDDKMINIYPYKAILTDRVQALKYTIAEVTKDNIISKKGEKFNGHEFHYSKVIVDKTNIKHDLAFNILRGKGSYNHQDGFIEKNTLASYVHTHVAAMPNFGGNLAISSYENGG; this is encoded by the coding sequence ATGAGAATTATATTAGCAGGGACTGGTAGTTCGGTTGGAAAAACAACAATAGCTACTGGAATAATGAAAGCTTTAAGTGATAAATTTAATGTACAACCTTTTAAAGTTGGTCCTGATTATATTGACCCATCTTACCATACATTAGCTACAGGCAATGTATCTAGGAATTTAGATTCATTTTTTATGATACCTGGACAAGTAAGAGATTCTTATCTAAAAGCCATGAAATCTAAAGATATTGCTATTATTGAAGGTGTTCGTGGCCTTTATGAAGGAATTGACTCGGTTAATGATGTTGGAAGTACTGCATCAATAGCTAAATCATTAGAAGCTCCTGTTATACTTATCATTGATTCAAGAAGTTTAGTTAAAAGTGCAGCGGCCTTAGTTTTGGGTTTTAAACAACTAGATCCTAAAATAAATATTGCTGGCGTGATTTTAAACAAATTAAAAAATAAAAACCATTACTTAAAAACTAAAAAATCCATTGAAGATATAACAAATACCGAAGTTATAGGTGGAATTATACGTGATAAATCCCTATCTATTGAACAAAGGCATTTAGGTCTTGTTCCTGCTGTAGAAAGAGAAAATTCTTTAAAATTTATTGATTTATGGTCGAATATTATTAAAAAATCCATTGATTTAGATAGATTAGTAGAAATAGCTAAAAGTTCTCCAAAAATTAAATCAAACATCGTCCCTATTTGGAATAAACTTAACAGACAAAAGGTTAAAATCGGAGTTGCTTTTGATGAGGTATTCAACTTTTATTACAAGGAAAATATTGAATCTCTAGAAGCTAATAATGTAAAAATAGAGTATTTTTCCCCATTAAAAGATGAAAACTTACCTGATGTAGACGGGTTATATATTGGTGGAGGATATCCTGAATTATTCTCAAAGCAATTACATGAAAATAAAAATATTAGACATCAAATAAAAGAATTTCACCTGGAAAATAGACCAATATTTGCTGAATGTGGTGGATTAATGTACCTTATGAATTCTATACACGATGATAAAATGATTAATATATACCCTTACAAAGCTATTTTAACAGATAGAGTACAAGCATTAAAATACACAATAGCAGAAGTTACTAAAGACAATATTATTTCTAAAAAAGGTGAAAAATTTAACGGTCATGAATTTCATTATTCAAAAGTTATTGTAGATAAAACTAATATTAAACATGATTTAGCATTTAATATTTTAAGAGGAAAAGGTTCTTATAACCATCAAGATGGATTTATAGAAAAAAATACGCTTGCAAGTTATGTCCACACTCATGTAGCCGCGATGCCTAATTTTGGAGGAAATCTTGCAATTTCATCCTATGAAAATGGAGGATAA
- a CDS encoding threonine--tRNA ligase, translating into MRILLIHSDYLNYNVKNKTPVAEEIEEVKKKGSFDESLVVFTAVEKDDENNPEAIVKNLVSEVKKANEQVKAENIVLYPYAHLSSSLSSPKLAVQILKDAEEALLAENFNVKRVPFGWYKAFEISCKGHPLSELSRTITVDDNEEEKTERKPSTWQILNGNELIEIDDFKFENKTFKQLVDYELGRGASDKGEPPHVKLMREKEICDYESASDVGNLKWYPKGRLIRDLLADYVYNLVVNQGAMPIETPIFYDLDNEAIYQHAYKFGERQYRTDTKRNLMLRFACCFGAFRVMADSFLTWKNLPAKLYELSTYSFRYEKKGEVVGLKRLRAFTMPDFHSFCADVDASLEEFSNQTEMCLQTGVDLELNFEVIFRATQDFYDEHKEWMYSIASKFEKPVLLEILPERHHYWVCKIDLANIDYLGRPIENPTIQIDVESAKRFGISYLGEDASQHTPTILHCSPTGSIERVLCALLEKTAIEINEKSPKLPTWLSPIQARIITVGEKHKEFANTLYDKINAANIRVDVDDRDESVGKKIRNASKEWIPYIFVVGDNEKESGKFQVTVRETGEKVEMTCDELINEINEKINGMPFRRLPLPKDISKRINFQ; encoded by the coding sequence ATGAGAATACTTCTTATTCATTCTGATTATTTAAATTATAATGTAAAAAATAAAACACCGGTAGCAGAGGAAATCGAAGAAGTTAAAAAAAAGGGGTCTTTTGATGAATCTTTGGTTGTATTTACTGCTGTTGAAAAAGATGATGAAAATAATCCGGAAGCTATCGTTAAAAATTTAGTTAGTGAAGTTAAGAAAGCTAATGAACAAGTTAAAGCTGAAAATATTGTATTGTATCCATATGCTCATTTATCTTCTTCATTAAGCTCTCCTAAATTAGCTGTACAAATTTTAAAGGATGCTGAAGAAGCTTTACTTGCTGAAAATTTTAATGTTAAAAGAGTGCCTTTCGGATGGTATAAAGCATTTGAAATTTCATGTAAAGGTCATCCATTAAGTGAACTTTCAAGGACTATTACTGTAGATGATAATGAAGAGGAAAAAACAGAAAGAAAACCTTCTACTTGGCAAATTCTTAATGGAAATGAATTAATAGAAATTGACGATTTTAAATTTGAAAATAAAACTTTCAAACAACTTGTTGATTATGAACTTGGAAGAGGTGCTTCTGATAAAGGTGAACCCCCTCATGTAAAATTAATGCGAGAAAAAGAAATATGTGATTATGAAAGCGCTTCTGATGTAGGTAACCTTAAATGGTATCCAAAGGGTCGTTTAATTCGTGATTTATTAGCTGATTATGTTTATAACTTAGTAGTTAATCAAGGAGCAATGCCAATTGAAACTCCTATTTTTTATGACTTAGATAATGAAGCTATTTATCAGCATGCATACAAATTTGGTGAAAGACAATACAGAACAGACACTAAAAGGAATTTAATGCTTAGATTTGCATGTTGTTTTGGTGCATTTAGAGTAATGGCTGATTCATTTTTAACTTGGAAAAACTTGCCTGCTAAACTTTATGAATTATCTACTTACAGTTTTAGATACGAAAAAAAAGGTGAAGTTGTAGGTCTTAAAAGATTAAGAGCATTTACAATGCCTGATTTCCATAGTTTTTGTGCCGATGTTGATGCATCATTAGAAGAATTTTCAAATCAAACAGAAATGTGTCTTCAAACTGGTGTTGATTTAGAATTAAATTTTGAAGTTATATTCAGAGCAACTCAAGACTTTTATGATGAGCATAAAGAATGGATGTATTCTATTGCTTCTAAATTTGAAAAGCCTGTACTTTTAGAGATTTTACCAGAAAGACATCATTATTGGGTTTGTAAAATTGATTTAGCTAATATTGATTATTTAGGTCGTCCAATAGAAAATCCAACCATTCAAATTGATGTTGAAAGTGCTAAAAGATTTGGTATTTCTTATTTAGGTGAAGATGCTTCTCAACATACTCCAACAATTTTACATTGTTCTCCAACTGGAAGTATTGAAAGAGTTTTATGTGCACTTTTAGAAAAAACTGCTATTGAAATTAATGAAAAATCCCCAAAATTGCCAACTTGGTTAAGCCCAATTCAAGCTAGAATTATCACTGTTGGAGAAAAGCATAAAGAATTTGCTAATACTTTATATGATAAAATCAATGCAGCAAATATTAGAGTCGATGTTGATGATAGGGATGAAAGTGTTGGTAAAAAAATTAGAAATGCTTCTAAAGAATGGATTCCATATATTTTTGTTGTTGGGGATAATGAAAAAGAATCTGGTAAATTCCAAGTAACTGTTCGTGAAACTGGTGAAAAGGTTGAAATGACTTGTGATGAATTAATAAATGAAATTAATGAAAAAATTAATGGAATGCCTTTTAGAAGATTGCCTTTACCTAAGGATATTTCAAAAAGGATTAACTTCCAATAA